A single Drosophila miranda strain MSH22 chromosome XR, D.miranda_PacBio2.1, whole genome shotgun sequence DNA region contains:
- the LOC108165433 gene encoding uncharacterized protein CG32395 gives MRKVNLLNRCTRLFLFCIVMLTQLCGLTTFVYDLKRERIYQSNTLRAYSIFVLVVLTATVMSNVYYMIIRKDELSPLIGYYVILVVRVQNLVYSGECVQLLNEMLRLVGQLQTMAKHPNIFRGRHLLLLVLALHTLVRSLISAIDRDTRQNIILLLIPAVLMAFLLQVTINICLFVVLIACYQELHLSTRRISNDVAKVRRAQLLDGVHLSVLVEQLRCLTEELIMLRSRVFHISRRLIEHFRFHWLCAIVHGLIPFVFITAIDQWDLYFLTTSALNIVFYFTIFEMLSWESRLSRSFWHFHLTNYQPSFDRTIDELIHQEISEHIKISVYEITLDMKFLFRVLSISIFFIFVNTQSYWHRHR, from the exons ATGAGGAAAGTGAATTTACTCAACCGCTGCACTCGGCTCTTCCTGTTTTGCATCGTAATGCTGACCCAGCTCTGTGGCCTGACCACATTCGTCTACGATTTGAAGCGGGAACGCATCTATCAGTCCAATACTCTGAGGGCGTATTCCATATTTGTTCTAGTGGTCCTTACAGCGACCGTTATGTCCAACGTCTACTATATGATCATCCGGAAGGATGAGTTGTCGCCCCTGATTGGATATTACGTGATTTTGGTGGTCCGTGTACAGAACCTAGTGTACAGTGGGGAGTGCGTGCAGCTGCTGAATGAAATGCTCAGGCTGGTGGGGCAACTCCAGACGATGGCCAAGCATCCGAATATCTTCCGAGGACGGCATCTACTGCTGCTCGTGCTGGCCCTTCACACTCTCGTACGGTCTCTTATATCGGCCATAGATCGGGACACCAGGCAAAATATCATCTTACTGCTCATACCTGCCGTTCTAATGGCCTTCCTGCTCCAGGTCACGATCAACATCTGCCTCTTTGTGGTGCTCATTGCCTGCTACCAGGAGCTGCACCTGAGCACCCGGCGGATATCCAATGATGTGGCCAAGGTACGACGCGCTCAGCTGCTTGACGGTGTCCACCTTTCGGTACTGGTCGAGCAACTTCGGTGTCTGACAGAGGAGCTGATTATGCTGCGATCGAGGGTGTTTCACATCTCTCGACGACTCATCGAGCACTTTCGATTCCACTGGCTGTGCGCAATAGTACACGGACTGATACCCTTCGTATTCATCACAGCCATCGACCAGTGGGATCTCTATTTCCTGACGACTTCTGCGCTGAACATAGTGTTCTACTTTACAATTTTTGAGATGTTGTCATGGGAATCTCGGTTGTCGCGCAGTTTCTGGCACTTCCACTTGACCAACTATCAGCCCAGCTTCGACAGAACG ATAGATGAGTTGATACACCAGGAAATCAGTGAGCACATCAAAATATCCGTCTATGAAATTACGCTGGACATGAAATTCCTCTTCAGAGtgctatccatttccattttcttcattttcgtGAACACGCAGAGCTACTGGCACCGCCACCGTTAG
- the LOC108150769 gene encoding eukaryotic translation initiation factor 4E1, giving the protein MNPDLKSVRKTRNTTRSTSSTELTAHGSPMDPVAPGMKLVNPAVKHPLEHTWTLWYLESDRSKSWEELQNEITSFDMVEDFWSLYTHIKPPSQIRLCSDYSLFKKGIQPMWEDEANKFGGRWVITTSRRSKLELDKLWLDVILILIGEAFQHTEEICGAVINMRGKQSKISVWTGNGQNESAIVHIGLKLREMLKLPPLQMKYQLHKDSMTKQGSTVKSVYSL; this is encoded by the exons ATGAACCCCGATCTGAAATCGGTGCGCAAAACGCGCAACACAACGCGCTCCACTTCCAGCACAGAGCTCACCGCCCACGGATCGCCGATGGATCCAGTTGCTCCTGGGATGAAGCTGGTCAATCCGGCTGTCAAACATCCGCTGGAGCACACCTGGACGCTCTGGTATTTGGAGAGCGATCGCTCCAAGTCCTGGGAGGAGCTGCAAAACGAAATCACTAGCTTCGACATGGTCGAGGACTTCTGGAGCCTGTACACCCACATCAAACCTCCATCGCAGATCCGATTGTGCAGCGATTATTCTTTGTTCAAGAAGGGCATACA ACCCATGTGGGAGGATGAGGCGAACAAGTTTGGCGGACGCTGGGTAATCACTACGAGCCGTCGCAGCAAGCTGGAGCTGGACAAGCTCTGGCTGGATGTG ATTCTAATACTGATTGGCGAAGCCTTCCAGCACACTGAAGAAATCTGCGGCGCTGTCATCAACATGCGCGGCAAGCAAAGCAAAATTT CTGTTTGGACTGGCAATGGACAGAACGAGTCGGCAATCGTTCATATTGGACTAAAGTTGCGCGAAATGTTGAAACTGCCGCCGCTCCAGATGAAGTACCAGCTGCACAAGGACTCGATGACCAAACAAGGATCAACGGTCAAATCGGTTTACTCCCTCTAA